A single Arachidicoccus sp. BS20 DNA region contains:
- a CDS encoding EpsG family protein, with protein MYYDYTIYIILYLILLVVALVFDNDSFTIRNKKNVLIWLVIIFTLFRGLRWNTGTDWDEYLSIFRSANLNNLFSFTRYTTGSGEDKLEFGYMFLNYFIKLLGADYTVFLLITNFIILYLYRFICVRYSPRPILAFAIILFSTSFFPTRINLAGAIVIYSYRYLIDKQLIRFLLVAFIALSMHYSSIIIVPFYFLMNYNLSALTSYIIFLFTFVAGDFQLPIINFIANKFSFLGPTIITRLKLYTSFIPKQQNDKSAFLGALLFFIFIVIFLWVKKRYTNRNDISAVQIRTINVFYNSFIIYFAINTVFKDSMQEFARTANFFLPGYPILLSYVFIDKRITKESKPLIYIVFVLYMVYKFNSNLGFYPSLHFPYKSVLH; from the coding sequence ATGTATTACGATTATACTATATATATAATACTTTATTTAATACTATTAGTCGTTGCATTAGTATTTGATAATGATAGTTTTACTATCCGTAATAAGAAAAACGTACTTATATGGTTGGTTATTATATTTACATTATTTAGGGGACTTAGATGGAATACGGGAACAGATTGGGATGAATATCTCTCGATTTTCCGTTCCGCAAATCTTAACAATCTGTTTTCTTTTACTAGATATACTACTGGAAGTGGGGAAGATAAGCTGGAATTTGGGTATATGTTTCTTAACTACTTTATTAAGCTGTTGGGCGCTGATTATACGGTCTTTCTGTTAATAACCAATTTCATTATTTTATATTTGTATAGATTCATTTGCGTTCGGTATTCGCCCCGTCCAATTTTGGCATTTGCAATCATTTTGTTTTCCACATCGTTTTTTCCAACGCGTATCAATTTGGCAGGAGCTATAGTTATATACAGCTACCGTTACCTCATAGACAAGCAGTTGATTCGTTTCCTATTGGTCGCATTTATCGCATTATCAATGCATTATTCGAGCATTATCATTGTTCCTTTTTATTTTCTTATGAATTATAATTTAAGTGCCCTGACATCTTACATTATATTCTTGTTTACATTTGTTGCCGGCGATTTTCAGCTTCCTATTATTAATTTTATCGCCAATAAGTTTTCTTTCCTCGGACCAACGATTATTACAAGATTGAAGCTTTATACCTCATTTATACCAAAACAGCAAAATGATAAAAGCGCCTTCTTAGGAGCATTACTCTTTTTCATTTTTATTGTGATATTTTTATGGGTTAAAAAAAGATACACAAATAGGAACGATATTTCAGCAGTACAAATTCGTACAATAAATGTATTTTACAATTCATTTATAATTTATTTCGCTATAAATACGGTCTTTAAAGATTCTATGCAGGAATTTGCTAGAACCGCGAATTTCTTCCTTCCGGGATATCCGATACTTTTGTCCTATGTATTTATTGATAAACGTATCACAAAAGAAAGCAAACCGCTTATATATATAGTGTTTGTTTTGTATATGGTATATAAATTTAATTCTAATTTAGGTTTTTATCCGTCGTTACATTTCCCTTATAAATCAGTATTACATTAA
- a CDS encoding glycosyltransferase, translated as MKFISVIIPTYKDWERLRLCLDSLKSQTYPQEFFEIIVVNNYPDDTVPSDLVFEKNVKYLVETAPGSYAARNCGLRVAFGEIIAFTDSDCIADKDWLTNAVTLFQNDPKVSRIAGRIQLFYKNPEKHNLVEIYESVYAFRQDKAADIGISVTGNMFCYRYLFDKDKVGIFNDVLLSGGDYEWSVRAQQKGFQIIYGNDVVINHPARNSFKEIVNKSKRLAGSVEIIKKVKFWKFIIPPLRSLSWSKEKQFHIRIIAFLVKYYLNLVRFVESLKILTGIKNPNRV; from the coding sequence ATGAAGTTTATTTCAGTAATCATACCTACTTACAAGGATTGGGAAAGGCTTCGCTTATGTTTGGATAGTTTGAAGTCCCAAACATATCCTCAGGAGTTTTTTGAGATAATTGTTGTTAACAATTATCCGGATGATACAGTTCCGTCAGACTTGGTTTTTGAAAAAAATGTAAAGTATTTGGTAGAGACAGCTCCTGGCTCTTACGCTGCAAGAAATTGTGGATTAAGGGTTGCCTTTGGCGAAATTATTGCTTTTACAGATTCTGATTGTATTGCAGATAAGGATTGGCTTACAAATGCTGTTACCCTTTTTCAAAATGATCCGAAAGTATCAAGAATTGCCGGTAGAATCCAACTTTTTTATAAAAATCCAGAGAAGCATAATTTGGTGGAAATTTATGAAAGCGTATATGCTTTTAGACAGGACAAAGCTGCAGATATTGGCATTAGTGTTACTGGTAATATGTTTTGCTATAGGTACTTGTTCGATAAAGATAAAGTTGGGATATTTAATGATGTTTTATTATCCGGAGGAGATTATGAATGGTCTGTAAGAGCACAACAAAAGGGATTTCAGATAATTTATGGCAATGATGTTGTCATAAATCATCCTGCAAGAAATAGTTTTAAAGAAATTGTAAATAAATCAAAAAGATTAGCAGGGAGTGTTGAAATAATAAAAAAGGTAAAGTTTTGGAAATTCATAATTCCTCCTTTACGTTCTTTGAGTTGGTCAAAAGAAAAACAGTTTCACATACGTATAATAGCCTTTCTTGTCAAATATTATTTGAATTTAGTTAGATTTGTTGAATCCTTGAAAATATTAACCGGCATTAAAAATCCTAATCGAGTATAG
- a CDS encoding glycosyltransferase has protein sequence MKIVFEPYSSRTNRYVHLMIGALRKYGHEVYSLSNIFKNPALFFKIKVVHLNWFENLNGVKSMEVLYSFAKQYLKINLLILFGKDIIWTMHNKIPHDQSFLKYKMLLLRTIIKNAKKIIIHSSVSYKMLINDFSVPESKIVYCPHPNYIGEYGEILESKTDEQFLNLLFIGSVKPYKNIELLLEVMSSLLGYPIKLKIVGKALPSYAQELLQKSEGLANVELRLEFIQEENMNMVLSECDLLVLPYDMASSLNSGTAILAFSYKKSVICPNIGTIMDIENKDCVFRYEYKDREEHKKNLSSAILKAYDIFRQEQLDTYSASLFKEMLEKNNIDIVGHTLNMAYN, from the coding sequence ATGAAAATTGTTTTTGAGCCATATTCAAGTAGAACTAATAGGTACGTACATTTAATGATTGGGGCTTTGAGAAAATATGGACATGAAGTTTATTCTTTATCAAATATTTTTAAAAATCCCGCTTTATTTTTTAAAATAAAAGTAGTTCATCTTAATTGGTTTGAAAATTTGAATGGAGTCAAATCCATGGAAGTTCTGTACAGTTTTGCCAAGCAATATCTAAAGATTAATTTATTAATATTATTCGGGAAAGACATAATATGGACGATGCATAATAAAATTCCCCATGACCAGTCTTTTTTGAAATACAAAATGTTATTATTAAGAACTATTATTAAAAATGCAAAGAAGATAATTATTCATAGTTCTGTTTCTTATAAGATGTTGATAAATGACTTTTCTGTCCCAGAATCAAAAATTGTATATTGTCCACATCCTAATTATATTGGAGAATATGGAGAAATTTTAGAAAGTAAAACAGATGAACAATTTCTAAATCTACTTTTTATCGGTAGTGTTAAGCCATATAAAAATATTGAGTTGTTATTGGAAGTAATGAGTTCGCTTTTAGGATATCCAATAAAGCTCAAAATTGTAGGGAAAGCTTTACCTTCTTATGCACAAGAGTTACTTCAGAAGAGTGAGGGCTTAGCCAATGTCGAGCTTCGCTTAGAATTCATACAGGAAGAAAATATGAATATGGTGTTATCAGAGTGCGATTTGTTAGTATTGCCATACGATATGGCGAGCAGTTTAAACTCTGGAACAGCTATTCTCGCATTTTCATATAAAAAAAGTGTAATATGTCCTAATATTGGTACTATTATGGACATAGAAAACAAAGATTGTGTTTTTAGATATGAATATAAGGATAGAGAAGAACATAAAAAAAATTTGAGTTCAGCTATACTGAAAGCTTATGATATTTTCCGACAAGAGCAATTGGATACATATAGCGCTTCGTTATTTAAAGAAATGCTGGAAAAAAATAATATAGACATCGTTGGACACACTTTGAATATGGCATACAATTAA
- a CDS encoding lipopolysaccharide biosynthesis protein: MSTSKTIAKNTLFLYIRMLLTMGVGLYTSRVVLNVLGVSDFGIYSVVGGVVSLFAFFNAAMSSANLRFFAIDIGKKDWNNLHKTFNSSLIIHVGIAFVVLVIAETIGLWFVNYKLVLPTGRLKEANFVFQFSILSSIISITQDPFNALIIARERMNVFAAISIIEVILELVSVFLLRISPFDKLESYSVLLLVVMLIISSIYKIYCLKNFKESKFKYFRDKELYKKLVSYSGWTLFGNIAFVAKGQGINILLNIFFGTVVNAAYGIMLQVQNATNTFALNFQTAINPQIYKSYAHDNFIQLYKLIFQGSKFSFFVIFILLCPIVYNIHFILLWWLKTPPLYSDIFIIFALVNLSIECISRPLITGALATGKIKWYQIVVGGILLLNIPLTYILFRVISRPILFLFVTIFLSLITLIFRLFFLKKLITLNVKSFVREVIYPILLVVVISGLFLYGLDFILGKSTNFISLVLTSIFIVIITGSIIFFVGVKKNEKFMIYGIIKNKLRK; encoded by the coding sequence ATGTCAACGTCTAAAACGATAGCAAAAAATACATTATTTTTATATATTAGAATGTTGCTTACTATGGGGGTTGGACTTTATACCTCTAGAGTGGTGCTAAATGTATTGGGAGTTTCCGATTTTGGAATTTATAGTGTCGTGGGTGGTGTCGTTTCTCTTTTTGCTTTTTTTAATGCGGCAATGTCATCTGCAAATCTGCGTTTTTTTGCTATTGATATAGGGAAAAAAGATTGGAATAATTTGCATAAAACATTTAATTCCTCTTTAATTATTCATGTTGGAATTGCATTTGTAGTATTAGTTATTGCAGAGACGATAGGCTTATGGTTTGTGAATTACAAACTGGTTTTGCCGACAGGTAGATTAAAGGAAGCCAATTTTGTCTTTCAATTTTCTATATTGTCAAGCATTATTAGTATTACACAGGATCCGTTTAATGCTTTAATAATAGCACGAGAGAGAATGAATGTGTTTGCTGCAATCAGCATAATTGAAGTTATTTTAGAATTAGTGAGTGTTTTTCTATTACGTATTTCTCCATTTGACAAGCTAGAAAGTTATTCTGTATTATTATTGGTTGTAATGCTAATTATTTCTAGCATATACAAAATTTATTGTCTCAAAAATTTTAAAGAATCTAAGTTTAAATATTTTAGAGATAAAGAGTTATATAAGAAGCTTGTTTCATATTCAGGCTGGACTTTATTTGGAAATATAGCATTTGTTGCAAAAGGACAGGGTATTAATATCCTTTTAAATATTTTTTTTGGTACAGTTGTAAATGCTGCTTATGGGATTATGCTACAAGTACAAAATGCTACCAATACATTTGCATTAAATTTTCAAACAGCAATAAATCCGCAGATATATAAAAGTTATGCGCATGACAATTTTATACAATTGTACAAATTAATATTTCAAGGTTCAAAATTTTCCTTCTTTGTAATCTTTATTTTACTATGTCCAATTGTTTATAATATTCATTTTATTCTTTTATGGTGGTTAAAAACACCTCCTTTATATTCGGACATTTTTATTATATTCGCTTTGGTTAATTTATCAATAGAATGTATTTCTCGTCCATTAATTACTGGAGCTTTAGCTACGGGAAAAATTAAATGGTATCAAATTGTCGTTGGCGGAATCCTTTTGCTAAATATACCGTTGACATATATTTTGTTTAGAGTAATTTCAAGGCCTATCTTGTTTTTATTTGTGACGATATTCTTGTCTCTGATTACATTAATTTTTCGCTTATTTTTTCTAAAAAAATTGATAACATTAAATGTTAAATCTTTTGTTAGAGAAGTTATTTATCCAATTTTGTTAGTAGTTGTTATAAGTGGACTATTCTTGTATGGGTTAGATTTTATATTAGGAAAATCAACTAATTTTATAAGTTTAGTCTTGACGAGTATTTTTATTGTAATAATAACGGGCAGCATAATATTTTTCGTCGGAGTCAAGAAAAATGAGAAATTTATGATATATGGTATTATAAAAAATAAATTAAGAAAATGA
- a CDS encoding GumC family protein: MQSHDIERQDADNAKIDITKILQQVKANWVFFAISIFLMLALAYVYLKSTNPKYNATASILIKDPKSNLGGNSMSSEFSTLQSLGILSGQSNVYNEQQIILSSTLLQETVNKLQLYLSFSKRKGLREVPLYKDSLPFTINVSNYHTDDIVALQDDDLLHFELTINNQGYIITNDNEQVWKGTWGIPLTASFGSLVLNKDNLTNAWDTSQIIKLRIAPISSVVSDLQENLNAEMPNDNVTTLNLTLPTIVPDKGIDILNTLIDVYRQAGVDDNNQVADSTIKFINDRLASVSTELSNWESRIQDFKQKNNLADITTQSQALINYAGTSTQNLANQQVQLSVVNSLLNYMELNQDSLQVIPAASLLQNSAISSNIDQYNALLLQRQRLLLSSTTNNPLVKNLDTQLAGMRSGMLSELVSMKHSIQVAIGQMQRNSNAITDTLRKVPAKERVYLEYSRQQEVEQQLYLFLLQQKEQTAISKSSTVSNVRVIDYAWVAPKPVSPKKLVIAVVALFLGVVIPFAYFILLDLLNTKIRKKEDIEKGTNVPILAEILHSGGGIADKEIIITETSRDPVAEQFRTLRTDLNFLLPQADNKVIIITSSMPGEGKSFVSLNLSATMALSGKKTVVLELDLRKPRLSQKLGIRPAKGYTHYAIGQAKLEEIIYPVENYGNLSIIPCGPIPPNPAELILLDKTKDMFTELRKRFDYIVIDTTPNIVTDAKLLAQYADITLFLVRVGYTYKEQVAQIGRLGDDDKFPRLNIVVNDISIKKSGYGQGYGYGYGYGYGYGYFGEGDKKKNKWWIFWKNN; encoded by the coding sequence ATGCAATCTCACGATATTGAACGGCAAGATGCAGATAATGCGAAGATAGATATTACAAAAATATTACAGCAAGTAAAAGCTAATTGGGTATTTTTCGCAATAAGCATTTTTTTGATGTTAGCATTGGCTTATGTTTATCTAAAGTCTACTAATCCTAAGTACAATGCAACAGCAAGTATTCTTATTAAAGACCCAAAATCTAATCTCGGTGGTAATTCCATGTCTTCTGAATTTTCTACTTTGCAAAGTTTAGGAATACTTTCAGGGCAGAGTAATGTTTATAATGAGCAGCAGATTATCCTTAGTTCTACGCTTCTGCAGGAAACTGTAAATAAACTACAGCTATATCTTTCATTTTCGAAAAGAAAAGGATTGAGAGAGGTTCCTTTATATAAGGACTCTCTGCCCTTTACAATTAATGTAAGTAATTATCATACGGATGACATAGTAGCTTTGCAAGATGACGATTTACTGCATTTTGAATTGACGATTAACAACCAAGGATACATTATTACTAATGACAATGAACAGGTTTGGAAAGGCACATGGGGTATCCCTTTAACTGCTTCTTTTGGTAGTTTGGTTTTAAATAAAGATAATTTGACTAATGCGTGGGACACCTCTCAGATTATTAAACTAAGAATAGCACCAATAAGTTCGGTCGTGAGCGATTTACAGGAGAATTTGAATGCTGAAATGCCTAATGATAATGTAACCACCTTAAATCTTACATTGCCAACTATTGTACCCGATAAGGGTATTGACATATTGAATACATTGATTGATGTATATCGGCAGGCTGGAGTGGACGATAACAATCAGGTGGCGGATAGTACTATTAAGTTTATCAACGACAGGCTAGCATCAGTAAGCACCGAGCTAAGCAATTGGGAATCCAGAATACAAGATTTTAAGCAAAAAAACAATCTAGCAGACATAACGACTCAATCACAAGCATTGATTAATTATGCAGGCACTTCTACACAAAACTTAGCAAACCAGCAGGTGCAACTAAGTGTGGTTAATTCATTGCTTAACTATATGGAATTGAATCAGGATAGCCTTCAGGTAATTCCTGCTGCTTCTTTGCTTCAGAATTCTGCAATTTCATCAAATATTGATCAATATAATGCGCTGCTTTTACAACGCCAACGCTTATTGCTAAGCTCTACCACCAATAATCCCTTGGTTAAAAATCTGGATACTCAGTTGGCGGGCATGCGTAGTGGTATGCTGTCCGAGTTGGTTTCTATGAAGCATTCTATTCAGGTAGCAATCGGACAAATGCAGCGCAACAGCAATGCGATTACTGATACCCTGCGTAAGGTACCGGCAAAAGAACGGGTTTACCTGGAGTATAGTCGTCAGCAGGAGGTGGAACAACAATTATATTTGTTTTTGTTACAGCAAAAAGAACAGACGGCTATTTCTAAATCATCCACAGTGTCTAATGTTAGGGTTATTGATTATGCGTGGGTAGCACCAAAACCTGTTTCTCCAAAAAAGCTCGTTATAGCTGTTGTAGCACTCTTTTTGGGAGTTGTCATTCCTTTTGCATATTTTATTTTATTAGATTTATTGAACACGAAAATCCGGAAAAAAGAAGATATCGAAAAAGGAACGAACGTGCCCATCCTGGCGGAAATCTTGCATAGCGGCGGCGGTATTGCCGACAAAGAAATTATCATTACGGAAACTTCCCGCGACCCGGTAGCGGAGCAGTTCCGTACCCTGCGTACCGATTTGAATTTCTTATTGCCGCAGGCAGACAATAAGGTCATAATTATTACTTCTTCTATGCCGGGCGAGGGTAAGAGTTTTGTATCGTTGAATCTGAGTGCTACGATGGCATTGTCAGGCAAAAAAACGGTGGTGTTGGAATTGGATTTGCGCAAGCCGCGTCTTTCGCAAAAATTAGGTATCCGTCCGGCAAAGGGCTACACGCACTATGCTATCGGGCAGGCGAAGCTGGAGGAAATTATCTATCCTGTTGAGAATTATGGCAACCTGTCGATTATCCCCTGTGGTCCTATTCCGCCGAACCCGGCAGAATTGATTTTATTGGACAAAACAAAGGATATGTTTACGGAATTGAGGAAGAGGTTCGATTACATCGTTATAGATACAACCCCGAATATTGTTACGGATGCGAAATTATTGGCGCAGTATGCCGATATTACCCTCTTCCTGGTAAGGGTAGGATACACGTACAAAGAGCAGGTTGCCCAAATCGGAAGATTGGGGGATGATGACAAATTCCCGCGTCTGAATATTGTGGTAAATGATATTAGTATAAAGAAATCCGGCTATGGTCAGGGTTATGGATATGGCTATGGTTATGGATACGGCTATGGGTATTTCGGCGAGGGGGATAAAAAGAAAAACAAGTGGTGGATATTTTGGAAAAATAATTAA
- a CDS encoding polysaccharide biosynthesis/export family protein gives MKKIHRVFPFLTLLLLFASCSGYKNIAYFQNITDSSEAYTKGIDVPVAAYKPLVIQPDDILRVTISTLDPAADGALNLSTAPASNSAAMLATNVNTSANMRPVSTPDGYLVNKDGNIEVPVLGAVHVAGLTTDEIKDTITRKAAMLYKDPVVNVRLANFKVTVLGEVTRQGTYIVDGERANVLDALGLAGDLTIYGKRENIMLQRREPDNQVKVVRLDLNNTAMMASPYFYLRQGDVIYVEPTKGKAAATDAARTRNYTIGAAILSLIVVIASRVNL, from the coding sequence ATGAAAAAAATACATCGTGTTTTCCCTTTTTTAACACTGCTGCTGTTATTTGCCTCATGCTCCGGTTATAAAAACATTGCCTATTTCCAGAATATTACCGATAGTTCGGAAGCCTATACTAAAGGTATCGATGTACCCGTGGCGGCATACAAGCCCTTGGTCATCCAGCCCGATGATATTTTAAGGGTTACCATTTCTACCTTAGACCCGGCTGCAGATGGAGCGCTTAATTTAAGTACAGCTCCTGCGAGTAATTCAGCAGCTATGCTAGCAACAAATGTGAACACATCTGCTAATATGCGACCAGTATCTACACCTGATGGATATTTGGTAAATAAAGATGGCAATATAGAAGTGCCTGTATTGGGAGCAGTTCATGTTGCGGGGTTGACGACTGATGAAATCAAAGATACGATTACTCGAAAAGCGGCGATGTTGTATAAAGACCCTGTTGTAAATGTCCGCCTGGCAAATTTTAAGGTAACGGTGCTGGGAGAGGTTACGAGGCAGGGAACTTATATTGTCGATGGGGAGCGGGCAAACGTATTGGATGCGCTGGGGCTGGCTGGCGATTTGACCATCTATGGTAAGCGAGAAAATATAATGCTACAGCGACGTGAGCCAGATAATCAAGTAAAGGTGGTGCGTCTTGACTTAAATAATACAGCAATGATGGCTTCTCCTTATTTTTATTTAAGGCAGGGCGATGTGATTTATGTAGAGCCTACTAAGGGTAAAGCGGCAGCTACGGATGCGGCAAGAACAAGAAACTATACAATTGGTGCTGCTATCCTTTCATTAATTGTAGTTATTGCAAGTAGGGTTAATTTGTAA
- the gmd gene encoding GDP-mannose 4,6-dehydratase, whose translation MKTALITGITGQDGSYLAELLLEKGYEVHGIKRRASSFNTQRIDHLYQDRHESHVHFKLHYGDLTDSTNIIRIIQEVQPDEIYNLGAMSHVKVSFDSPEYVANVDGIGTLRILEAVRILGLEKKTRIYQASTSELYGGLEENKNEKGFYDENSPFYPRSPYGVAKIYGFWITKNYREAYNIYACNGILFNHESPRRGETFVTRKITRAVAAIALGKQDKLYLGNMDAKRDWGHAKDYVEAMWRILQQDVAEDYVIATGVTTTVRDFVKMAFAELGIELAFEGEHEKETAKVVKCNNPSYQLETGKAVVCIDPQYYRPTEVDLLIGDPAKAKTKLGWEPKYDLQALIKEMVLSDVELCKNQQMSL comes from the coding sequence ATGAAAACAGCTTTAATTACCGGTATCACGGGGCAGGACGGTTCTTACCTGGCAGAATTACTGTTGGAAAAAGGATACGAGGTACATGGCATCAAGCGCAGGGCGTCATCGTTTAATACCCAGCGTATTGACCATTTGTATCAGGACCGGCACGAAAGCCATGTGCACTTTAAACTGCATTACGGCGATTTAACCGACTCTACCAATATTATCCGTATTATTCAGGAAGTGCAGCCCGATGAGATTTACAATCTCGGCGCCATGAGCCACGTGAAGGTATCCTTTGATTCGCCGGAATATGTGGCAAATGTCGATGGTATCGGCACCCTGCGCATTCTCGAAGCGGTGCGTATCCTGGGATTGGAAAAGAAGACGCGTATCTACCAGGCTTCTACCTCGGAGCTGTATGGCGGCTTGGAAGAAAATAAGAATGAGAAAGGCTTTTACGACGAAAATTCGCCGTTCTACCCACGCTCGCCTTATGGTGTGGCAAAGATTTATGGTTTCTGGATTACGAAGAACTATCGCGAAGCATATAATATCTATGCATGCAACGGTATTTTGTTCAACCACGAGTCGCCCCGTAGAGGAGAGACCTTTGTTACCCGCAAAATTACCCGCGCGGTAGCGGCAATAGCGCTGGGTAAGCAGGATAAATTATACCTGGGCAATATGGATGCAAAGCGCGACTGGGGACATGCCAAAGACTATGTGGAAGCGATGTGGCGCATTTTGCAGCAGGACGTGGCGGAAGATTACGTGATAGCCACCGGCGTTACCACTACGGTACGCGATTTCGTGAAGATGGCTTTTGCCGAGTTAGGTATTGAGCTGGCGTTCGAGGGAGAACACGAAAAGGAAACGGCAAAAGTGGTAAAATGTAATAATCCGTCGTACCAGCTGGAAACAGGTAAAGCGGTCGTGTGTATCGACCCGCAATACTACCGCCCTACGGAAGTGGACTTGCTGATTGGCGACCCTGCCAAAGCAAAAACGAAATTGGGCTGGGAACCTAAATATGACTTACAGGCTTTGATAAAAGAAATGGTGCTGTCGGACGTGGAGTTATGTAAAAATCAACAGATGTCGTTGTAA
- the fcl gene encoding GDP-L-fucose synthase — MEKDSRIYIAGHRGMVGGAIKRKLEKEGYNNLVLRTSSELDLRDQQAVAHFFEQEKPEYVFLAAAKVGGILANNTYRADFLYDNLAMEANIIHAAYLNKVEKLMFLGSSCIYPKLAPQPLKEESLLSGFLEATNEPYAIAKIAGIKLCEAYRDQYQCNFISVMPTNLYGIGDNYHPQNSHVLPALIRRFHEAKETGAPVVTIWGTGTPLREFLFADDLADACLFLMENYNEKQFLNIGTGSDLSIKDLAYLVKEVVGYEGSIDFDTTKPDGTPRKLMDVSKLHALGWKHTVELKEGITLAYRDFLKNAYAER, encoded by the coding sequence TTGGAAAAAGACAGTCGTATATACATCGCCGGGCATAGGGGAATGGTCGGCGGGGCTATTAAAAGAAAGCTGGAAAAAGAAGGCTATAACAACCTTGTCCTACGCACGTCTTCCGAATTGGACCTGCGCGACCAGCAGGCGGTAGCGCACTTTTTTGAACAGGAAAAACCGGAATATGTATTCCTCGCTGCTGCGAAGGTCGGCGGCATCCTGGCGAACAATACCTACCGTGCCGATTTTTTGTACGACAACCTCGCAATGGAAGCCAATATCATTCATGCGGCTTATCTCAACAAGGTAGAGAAGCTGATGTTTCTCGGCAGCAGTTGTATTTACCCTAAGCTGGCGCCGCAGCCCTTAAAGGAAGAATCGCTGTTATCCGGCTTTCTGGAAGCGACCAACGAACCCTATGCTATCGCGAAAATCGCAGGCATTAAGCTCTGCGAAGCCTACCGCGACCAGTATCAATGCAACTTTATCAGCGTGATGCCGACCAACCTGTACGGTATCGGCGACAATTATCATCCGCAGAATTCACACGTGTTGCCGGCGCTTATCCGCCGTTTTCACGAGGCAAAGGAAACCGGCGCGCCGGTGGTAACCATTTGGGGTACGGGTACGCCGCTTCGGGAGTTTTTGTTCGCCGACGACCTGGCGGACGCTTGTCTTTTCCTGATGGAAAATTATAACGAAAAACAATTTCTGAATATTGGTACGGGTTCCGACCTGAGCATTAAAGATCTGGCATACCTTGTAAAAGAGGTGGTCGGTTACGAAGGTTCAATTGATTTTGACACAACTAAGCCGGATGGTACGCCGCGAAAATTAATGGATGTGTCTAAGCTGCACGCCCTGGGCTGGAAACATACGGTGGAATTAAAAGAGGGGATAACCCTGGCATACCGGGATTTTTTAAAAAATGCCTATGCCGAACGTTGA